From the Lathyrus oleraceus cultivar Zhongwan6 chromosome 4, CAAS_Psat_ZW6_1.0, whole genome shotgun sequence genome, one window contains:
- the LOC127076106 gene encoding serine/arginine-rich splicing factor RS31 isoform X2, protein MICFLIQRLYSFMCISPHLYSGFAFVYYEDERDAEEAIRALDNIPFGYDKRRLSVEWARGERGRHRDGSKANQKPTKTLFVINFDPIRTRVSDIERHFKPYGQLHHVRIRRNFAFVQYETQEDATKALECTNMSKILDRVVSVEYALRDDSERVDNYSSPRRGGGLARSPSPAYRRRPSPDYGRPRSPVYDRYSGPDRRRSPDYGRNRSPEYGRYRSRSPVRRSRT, encoded by the exons ATGATTTGTTTCCTCATTCAACGCCTCTACAGCTTCATGTGCATCAGCCCACACTTATATTCAG GATTTGCTTTTGTTTACTATGAAGATGAGCGTGACGCTGAAGAAGCAATTCGTGCTCTTGACAACATTCCATTTGGTTATGATAAGCGACGACTATCTGTGGAGTGGGCTAGG GGTGAACGTGGGCGTCATCGTGATGGATCAAAGGCAAACCAGAAGCCCACAAAAACTCTATTTGTGATTAACTTTGACCCGATTCGCACTAGAGTTAGTGATATAGAGAGACACTTTAAGCCTTATGGACAGCTTCATCATGTTCGAATTCGCCGGAACTTTGCATTTGTGCAGTATGAAACACAAGAAGATGCCACTAAAGCCTTAGAGTGTACAAATATGAG TAAGATACTGGACAGGGTGGTCTCTGTAGAGTATGCTCTGAGGGATGATAGTGAGAGGGTTGACAATTATAGCAGTCCCAGAAGAGGAGGAGGTCTTGCTAGATCTCCCAGTCCAGCCTATCGCAGACGACCAAGTCCTGACTATGGCCGTCCACGTAGTCCTGTGTACGACAGGTATAGTGGACCAGACAGGCGGAGGAGTCCTGATTATGGCAGGAACAGGAGTCCTGAATACGGCAGATATCGCAG TCGTTCACCAGTACGAAGGTCGAGAACTTAA
- the LOC127137956 gene encoding uncharacterized protein LOC127137956 → MDLESLVKNLSGFGLVNLYVEHDVDNPDIIDEVEAVHGFDVDDDVKVNNDKEDNVEVDDDVEFNNDKEDNVEVDDDFEVNNDKEDNFEVDDDVEVNNDKENNVVVNDDVENHGEDSDQLHKPVESEDEQEYETFPSYKSGEAIKFQLGMFFNSKELIRDVINEYAMESKKVVFLKKNDGKVMVVKCIVGCKFYMRLSKRVGNQFLQVVSLIDDHTCHWTPKNRQAKIEWLANKFAHILRHNSDMKPLGLQAESMDIWEVKFPYNQAYRAKRKSIESIHGVGRDRFTHLRSYAQELLNSNPNNIVVI, encoded by the exons ATGGATTTGGAGTCTTTGGTTAAAA ATCTTAGTGGATTTGGCTTGGTTAATCTGTATGTGGAGCACGATGTTGATAACCCTGACATAATAGATGAGGTAGAGGCGGTTCATGGAtttgatgttgatgatgatgttaAAGTTAACAATGATAAAGAGGATAATGTTGAAgttgatgatgatgttgaatTTAACAATGATAAGGAGGATAATGTTGAAGTTGATGATGATTTTGAAGTTAATAATGATAAAGAGGATAATTTTGAAgttgatgatgatgttgaagTTAACAATGATAAGGAGAATAATGTTGTAGTTAATGATGATGTTGAA AATCATGGTGAGGATTCTGATCAATTGCATAAACCTGTTGAAAGTGAAGATGAGCAAGAGTATGAGACATTTCCAAGTTACAAAAGTGGTGAGGCCATCAAATTCCAGTTGGGTATGTTTTTTAACAGTAAAGAGTTAATAAGGGATGTTATAAATGAATATGCCATGGAGAGTAAGAAGGTCGTGTTCTTGAAGAAAAATGATGGGAAGGTGATGGTGGTTAAGTGTATAGTTGGCTGCAAATTCTATATGAGGTTAAGTAAAAGGGTTGGAAACCAATTCTTGCAAGTAGTTAGTCTAATTGATGATCATACATGTCACTGGACACCTAAGAATAGACAAGCAAAAATTGAATGGTTGGCTAATAAATTTGCCCATATTTTAAGACATAATTCTGACATGAAACCTCTTGGACTACAAGCTGAATCAATGGATATATGGGAAGTTAAATTTCCCTATAACCAAGCTTATAGAGCTAAAAGAAAATCAATAGAATCGATACATGGGGTTGGTAGGGATCGATTCACACATCTAAGGAGTTATGCACAAGAATTACTAAACTCAAACCCAAACAATATTGTTGTAATCTAG